The Roseibium sp. Sym1 nucleotide sequence ATCCGTGCGTTTCGTCTCGAACGGATCGCCGTCATGGTTCGGCAGCAGGAAGCGCCAATGCGGCTTGCGGCCTTCCGCCGCGAACGCGGCGCGCTCCTCTGCCGTCTGTTTCAGCCCCGCACGGTCATACACCGGCGGCCGGCCGAGCGCGCGCTGGCGTGAGCGGCGCCGTTCCAGCTCCTCCGGCGTCTCGTAACACGGATAAAGCAGACCCGCGTCCTTCAGCTTCCCGGCCGCGGCATCGTAGCTCTCCAGCCGGTCGGACTGACGCTCGATCCGGTCCGGATCGATGCCGAGCCAGCGCAGGTCCTTCTCGATGGAAACGGCATATTCCTGCTTCGAACGCACCGTGTCGGTGTCGTCGAAACGCAGGATGAACGTGCCGCCCATCTTTCTGGCAAACAGCCAGTTGTAGAGGGCGGGACGGCTGTTGCCGATATGGATGTGGCCGGTCGGAGACGGCGCGAAACGAACAGTGACAGTCATGGCGGTTGAGTTAGCCCGTGATGATGTGCGCAGCAACCGAAAATCGGCTCCTGCCATCAAGATTGTTGAACACTCCGGTATGAGCGCGCGGTCACGGCAAGCACGAGGCAGAACCCGAGGCAGTAGAGCCCCATGGCGGTGACCTGTTGGTCGAAGGCGATTCCGGCATCGATCAGCCAGCCGATCAGCCCCGGTCCCGCGGCGGAGGCGAAGACCATCAGCGAGAACGCAACCGAGCGGATCGCGCCCATGTGCCTGGTGCCGTAGACTTCCGGCCACAGCGCGCCGACAAGCGTGCTGTTGAAGCCGTTGGAAATGCCCACCAGGGACATGAAAATGAAGGCGGCCGGCGGCGCGTGATAGTTCGCGAGCACGAAGCAGGCCAATGTCAGCGGCACCAGCGTGAACGGCAACAGGTGACGTGCGGAAAACCGGTCGATCAACGGTCCGATGACCAGGGACGCGCAGACGACGCCCGACGCCATGAACAGGAACGAGCTTGCGAACAATTCGAGTGTCCAGCCGCGCAGTTCCACAAGGTAGACTTGGTGAAAGAAGATGGACGTGCCGATGAAGGCCGGCGCATTCACGCCGAGGGAGGCCAACCAGAAACGCGGATCGCGCAGCACTTCCTTGCGGGTCCATTGCCGGCCCTCCGGCTTCGCCGAAGAAACTTCCGTCGCGCTCGGCACACGATCCCGGGCCAGCAGGGTCAGGATCACCGGCATGGCCAGAAGCACAAGTGCCAGGGCCGATACCGACCAGGCGCCCCGCCAGCCGAACGCGTTGTTGAGCACAACGAAGCAGATCGGGAACAGCGCCTCGGCGGTCGGGAACCCCAGGATCGCAATTGAAACGGCACGTCCGCGCTGTACGGAAAACCACCGTCCCGCCGCGGTGACCGAGGTGTGTGTCATCATGCCCTGGCCGCACAGGCGCAGGCCGTAAAAGGCGATCGCGACCATCCAGACCGAAAAGGCGCTCGCCATGGCCAGGCAGAACAGCGCCAGGCCGGTCATGACCACGGCCGCGATCCAGCGGACCGGAAAATGATCCAGGCTCTTGCCGACATAGGGCAGCGTCAGGGCACTGCCGAGCGTCGCCAGCATGTAGAGCAGCCCCAGGTCGCCATGGCTGAGGCCGAATTCGGCGCGAATGTCACCGCCGGACAGCGAAATGAAAAAGGTCTGCCCAAAGCCGGAAAAGACGGCAAGCAGATAGCTGGCCGAGAGCCAGCGCGCGTTGTCGCGCAGGAAGGTGAAATAGGTCATCAGGGCAATGCTTTCTCAAACCCGGCCTGAACGACCACATACACTTTCGTCATCCTGAGGAAGCGCGTCAGCGCTGTCTCGAAGGATGGCCACTTGTTCAAGAATTTGCAGCGGATCCTTCGAGACGGACCTGACGGTCCTCCTCAGGATGAGGTCGGGTATGCGGATAATCCCTTCAGGACCGGTCACGGAACCGGTTGGTAATCGGGTAGCGGCGGTCCTTGCCGAAGTTCCGTTCGGTGATCTTCACGCCGGGTGGAGCCTGCCGCCGCTTGTATTCGGCAATGTAGAGAAGATGTTCGATCCGGTGGATCAGCGCCCTGTCATGGCCCCGTTTTTCAATGTCGTTCACGGACATCTCGTCTTCGACCAGACATTCCAGAATATCGTCGAGCACGTCATAGGGCGGCAGGGAATCCTGGTCGGTCTGGTTCTCGCGCAGTTCCGCCGTCGGCACCTTGGTGATGATGTTGGCCGGGATCACCTCGCCGCCTGGCCCGAGCAGGCCGTCCGGCCTGTTGGCATTGCGCCAGGCCGACAGGTGGTAGACCTGGGTCTTGTAGAGATCCTTGATCGGATTGTAGCCGCCATTCATGTCGCCGTAGAGAGTTGCGTAACCGACAGACATTTCCGACTTGTTGCCCGTGGTCATGACCATCTTGCCGAACTTGTTGGACACCGCCATCAGGATCACGCCGCGGGCACGGGACTGCAGGTTTTCTTCCGTCGTGTCTTCATTGGTGCCGGCGAAGAG carries:
- a CDS encoding MFS transporter, translating into MTYFTFLRDNARWLSASYLLAVFSGFGQTFFISLSGGDIRAEFGLSHGDLGLLYMLATLGSALTLPYVGKSLDHFPVRWIAAVVMTGLALFCLAMASAFSVWMVAIAFYGLRLCGQGMMTHTSVTAAGRWFSVQRGRAVSIAILGFPTAEALFPICFVVLNNAFGWRGAWSVSALALVLLAMPVILTLLARDRVPSATEVSSAKPEGRQWTRKEVLRDPRFWLASLGVNAPAFIGTSIFFHQVYLVELRGWTLELFASSFLFMASGVVCASLVIGPLIDRFSARHLLPFTLVPLTLACFVLANYHAPPAAFIFMSLVGISNGFNSTLVGALWPEVYGTRHMGAIRSVAFSLMVFASAAGPGLIGWLIDAGIAFDQQVTAMGLYCLGFCLVLAVTARSYRSVQQS